GTAAGTCTAAGATATGGACGCCGTTTCTTTCACCGAAGATAAAGCGACCCATTTTGGGGTTCCAGCGGGAAGTTTGGTGACCGAAGTGCACGCCGGCTTCCAGCATGGCTTTCATAGATACATTGCTCATTTTTATTCTCCTGTGGCCGCCGCCTAAATTTGGGTAGAGGTTACCCGGGTGGCTTTGGCCGTTGGTGTCGTCGGGACAGGCTTGGATTTACGAACTTTTTTCGCTCTCCCGCTCAATTTACACCTGATATATTATACCATAAATAAAAAAACCGCGCACCTAGTGGTACGCGGTTCATGTGTTTCTAAATAAATTAGAAGCGGCCGTTTACAAGTACCATTACCGGGAACCAACCGTTTTTGGCAATGTTTACCAAACCGATTTGCAACCCGTGAATGTTTTTTACATTGTTCACGAAACCCAACTGTACACCGGTCAAACTTTCGGCTTGGTTATAGAAACCGAGTTGGGCGCCTTTCAAATATCCTTCGGATAAGTTGATAGCGGCCAATTGCGCACCGGTCAATTTGTTGGAGCGGGAAAGAAGAGCACTTTGTACCCCTTTCACTTCGCCGGCCTTACCGTACACATAGTCCAACTGAACACCGGCCAGGTAATCAGTATCCGAACCGATACCGAGTTCCAACCCGGTAATGTGTTGGGTGTTCGCCGGAGCGGCGATAGCCAATCTTTTACCCCACAAAGAGAGTTTTACAATACCGCTTTCAGCAAAAGCCGGCGCGGCGCAGAGCACAAAGGCTAATAACACTGCTAGTTTTTTCATGTATATTTCTCCTTTTATTTACTTCTATACCTACTAAAAGCGTCCGTTCACAAAAACCATGGCCGGGAACCAACCGTTTTCGGCAATGTTGATTAAACCGATTTGCAATCCTTCAATCGTACGGGCATAGTTGACAAAACCTAATTGGGCCCCATGGATAAATTCGGCTTTGTTAAAGAAACCCCATTGAACACCCGTGCCGCTGTTTTCCACCATGTTGACAACACCCAACTGGGCTCCTGTCAGTTTTTCGGTTTTGGTAAGCAGGGCCGCTTGGGCACCGTAAGTTTCACCAACCATGCTAACAATCCAAGCCGAGCTGAGACCTTTGAGTTCGTATTGCGTTTGCGCGATTAACAAATCTAACTGAACACCGGTAACGGTAGCCGTGTTGGACATAATACCAAAATCTACGCCTGTTACATCTTGCGTGTTTGCGGGAGTGGCTAAAGCCAAATGATCCCACAACGAAAGCTTAAAAACAGCCGTTTCGGCCGCAGCCGGAAGCGTTGCCAAAAACAAGACTACAACTGCGAGTAATTTTTTCATTTCTTACAATTCCTCCAAAATAGTTTAAGTTTATGCTTTATTTTAGCAATTTTCCGCAAGATTAGGGGAATAAAAAAAGAAATAAAAATTGCTAGAATAAAAACAGAGGTAATTTATGAAAATCAACTTGGTTTCTTTTAATCCGCTTTCTGCGGATATAAGCGGCAACGGCCGCAAAATAGTAGAACTTTTGCGTGCCCCGGCCCCGCAGGCAGATTTGTTTGTGTTCCCGGAAGCGGCCTTGTGCGGTTGCCCTCTGTTTGATTTGTTTGATGATAAATGTCTTCAAACGCAGAACGCTGTTACCTTGAAAGAAATTGCCAAGGAAATCAAAAATACTCCATGCGTGCTGGGATATCTGGAAAAAGATGGAAAAGCCCATACCACCGCTGCCGCTTATATATATAAAGGAAAAATTACCAAGATTTTTGATTCGGAACTTATTTCCTTAAACGGGAAAAATATTCAAATTACCCTGACCGACCCGCAAGACTTTCAGCCCGACCCGGACGCCGACACAGTCCTTTTCCTGCTTGCCCGCCCTTATATAAAAGGAAACATTACCACGCGCTTAGATGCCCTTAAAAAATTTGCCAAAAAGTATGCGGTGCCTTCCTGCCTGTGTAATTTGTTAGGCGGCGGGGACGGAATGATTTTTGACGGGCTTACTGCTGTAGCAGATAAGAAAGGTACACTTGTTTTGTTGGGGGAACTGTTCCGCGAACAGGTGTTGACTTTTGATACGGACGGAAAATATACGCCTATTATCTACAAAAAAGAGGAGAAGGGGGAACTTCTTTCCGCGTTGACTTTCGGTGTGCAAGATTATGCCCATAAAAGCGGTTTTGATAAAGTGGTGTTTGGGTTAAGCGGCGGGATTGATTCCGCCGTTACGGCTGTGTTGGCGGCCCGTGCTTTGGGCGGGGAAAGTGTGCACTGTGTTTCTTTGCCTTCTTTCTGCACAAGCGATTTGAGCAAAACCCTGGCCGGACAATTAGCCCTCAATTTAGGTGTTAATTTAGAAGAAGTCGGGGTAAACCCTGTTCTTGAAAAAACGAACGAGGTGTTTGAACATATTGTTTCCAAACCCAAAGAAGTAACCCAGCAGGAATTGCAATCCCGCCTGCGTACGGCCGTTCTCGGGGCGTTGGCCGCCGAA
Above is a genomic segment from Elusimicrobium sp. containing:
- the nadE gene encoding NAD(+) synthase, with product MKINLVSFNPLSADISGNGRKIVELLRAPAPQADLFVFPEAALCGCPLFDLFDDKCLQTQNAVTLKEIAKEIKNTPCVLGYLEKDGKAHTTAAAYIYKGKITKIFDSELISLNGKNIQITLTDPQDFQPDPDADTVLFLLARPYIKGNITTRLDALKKFAKKYAVPSCLCNLLGGGDGMIFDGLTAVADKKGTLVLLGELFREQVLTFDTDGKYTPIIYKKEEKGELLSALTFGVQDYAHKSGFDKVVFGLSGGIDSAVTAVLAARALGGESVHCVSLPSFCTSDLSKTLAGQLALNLGVNLEEVGVNPVLEKTNEVFEHIVSKPKEVTQQELQSRLRTAVLGALAAEYNAMLISTDDKSENAVGSMVLYGDSGGNLQPLGDLYKTEIYELAEYINREEEIIPQGIIDRAPTSELSPNQKDEDTLPPYSVLDKILRAYLEDNLTAEEITKKFRVKPGMVTDILTRVNQADLKRRQTSPVLQVTVRPFSAVLRPIIKKINL